From Tripterygium wilfordii isolate XIE 37 chromosome 13, ASM1340144v1, whole genome shotgun sequence, the proteins below share one genomic window:
- the LOC120013853 gene encoding late embryogenesis abundant protein D-29 — MALSRRFILVLVVLMVAVVGCYSSSSSGSSSIRNEELGEEFEKAKYKSEEKAGETTESWTEWAKEKMGLKEDAPPNPKRPSEGATETSTRTTKDMASEKAKEFKDAAAEKASEMAYAAKGKISETLHAVKEELGAVTEEANEAKQKASLKAEEAKEKAKETAQAAVKKAEKAMEIAKEKAAKAAQEAKEKGSKKAEEAKGQAEENLKQAEENLKWAKEKAKEGYETAKNKAEETRESGKHKSHQIKDNIATPGLTPTDDEEL, encoded by the coding sequence ATGGCTCTAAGTAGGCGATTTATTCTTGTGTTGGTGGTGTTGATGGTTGCTGTGGTTGGTTGCTACTCCAGCAGCAGCAGTGGTAGCAGTAGCATAAGGAATGAGGAATTAGGAGAAGAGTTTGAGAAGGCCAAGTACAAGTCAGAGGAGAAGGCAGGAGAGACGACGGAGTCATGGACGGAGTGGGCCAAGGAGAAAATGGGGTTGAAAGAAGATGCCCCCCCCAACCCTAAGCGACCTTCTGAGGGAGCCACTGAGACGTCTACTAGGACTACCAAGGACATGGCCTCTGAGAAGGCCAAAGAATTCAAGGATGCGGCAGCGGAGAAGGCTAGCGAGATGGCATATGCTGCAAAAGGAAAAATCAGTGAGACGCTCCATGCGGTTAAGGAGGAGCTGGGTGCAGTCACTGAGGAAGCCAATGAGGCCAAGCAAAAGGCATCATTAAAGGCTGAGGAAGCCAAGGAGAAGGCCAAAGAGACTGCACAGGCGGCGGTGAAGAAGGCGGAGAAAGCCATGGAGATTGCCAAAGAGAAGGCGGCGAAGGCAGCACAGGAGGCGAAAGAGAAGGGTTCTAAGAAGGCAGAAGAAGCCAAGGGGCAGGCAGAAGAGAATTTAAAGCAGGCAGAAGAGAATTTGAAGTGGGCAAAAGAGAAAGCAAAAGAGGGTTACGAGACTGCCAAGAACAAGGCAGAGGAGACAAGGGAGAGTGGGAAGCACAAATCACATCAGATTAAAGATAACATAGCCACTCCAGGCCTTACCCCTACCGATGATGAAGAGCTCTAG
- the LOC120012894 gene encoding G-protein coupled receptor 1 isoform X3 produces MATQVAGAMTAQDRRVLAAVNVGASSLSLVGSGFIVLCYLIFKELRKFSFKLVFYLALSDMLCSFFSIVGDPSTGFFCYAQGYSTHFFCVASFLWTTTIAFTLHRTVVRHKTDVEDLEAMFHLYVWGTSLVMTVIRSIGNHQHGHWGAWCWTQSGRTGKAVHFITFYIPLWGAILYNGFTYFQVIRMLNNATRMAVGMSDRPYKFDARADMKALNRWGYYPLILIGSWAFGTINRIHDFIEPGHKIFWLSVLDVGTAALMGLFNSIAYGLNSSVRRAIFERLEL; encoded by the exons ATGGCGACGCAAGTGGCCGGGGCCATGACTGCGCAAGATCGGCGAGTCTTGGCGGCTGTGAACGTCGGAGCGTCGAGCCTGTCGTTGGTAGGGTCGGGTTTCATAGTGCTCTGCTACTTGATCTTCAAAGAGCTTCGCAAGTTCTCCTTCAAGCTTGTCTTCTACCTCGCCCTCTCC GATATGCTTTGCAGTTTTTTCAGTATAGTTGG GGATCCATCCACGGGTTTCTTTTGCTATGCTCAGGGTTATAGCACGCACTTCTTTTGTGTGGCTTCATTCCTGTGGACCACAACTATTGCTTTTACTCTTCATCGTACTGTTGTTAGACACAAAACAGATGTTGAAGATTTGGAAGCTATGTTTCACTTGTATGTTTGGG GAACTTCACTGGTTATGACTGTCATACGCTCCATTGGCAATCATCAGCATGGGCATTGGGGGGCATGGTGCTGGACACAATCAGGACGCACGGGGAAG GCAGTTCACTTTATAACATTCTACATTCCACTATGGGGTGCAATTCTTTACAATGGCTTCACTTACTTTCAAGTGATTCGGATGCTAAACAATGCAACACGT ATGGCGGTTGGTATGTCAGACCGGCCATATAAATTTGATGCGAGGGCAGACATGAAG GCTTTGAACCGATGGGGATACTATCCTCTCATTCTAATAGGATCATGGGCTTTTGGAACAATCAACCGTATTCATGATTTCATTGAGCCAGGCCATAAGATCTTTTGGCTGTCTGTTCTTGATGTGGGGACAGCTGCACTTATG GGCCTGTTTAACTCGATTGCATATGGATTGAACTCTTCCGTGCGGCGGGCTATATTTGAAAGATTGGAATTGTGA
- the LOC120012892 gene encoding tRNA pseudouridine synthase A 1 isoform X1: protein MERRRGREGLLLFQFSCGKMDGAVLGLPCPPLSLVASRRKAEGEDSKQMVMKSTLPGFKWRLVIAYDGTNYAGWQFQLSPPTVQCILEKALIRATKLERKDLHLVGASRTDTGVHAWGQSSFQVAHFVTPFNYDSLDSIHAALNGLLPFDIRVREIGPVVPEFHARLSAKSKIYHYKIYNDTIMDPLHRLYAYHSAYELNPAVMREAAKHFIGKHDFSSFANASRNDRVPDPVKTIFRFDVVELGALLQLEVEGSGFLYRQVRNMVALLLQIGREAVSSDIVPMILASRDRRELAKHAFSAPPHGLCLVSVNYNEEHLPLPSDCPPTSFGRHRTISKCKLPSY from the exons ATGGAGCGGAGGCGTGGCCGAGAGGGGCTTTTACTTTTTCAGTTTTCTTGTGGGAAGATGGATGGGGCAGTACTGGGTCTTCCTTGTCCTCCCCTTTCTCTTGTTGCCTCG AGACGAAAAGCTGAGGGTGAGGATTCTAAGCAAATGGTGATGAAATCCACTCTGCCTGGGTTTAAGTGGCGTTTGGTTATTGCTTATGATGGCACAAACTATGCTG GTTGGCAATTTCAGCTTTCACCACCAACGGTACAATGCATTTTGGAGAAAGCTTTAATTCGAGCAACAAAGCTAGAGAGGAAGGATCTTCATTTGGTTGGTGCCAGTAGGACAGATACAGGAGTTCATGCCTGGGGTCAG TCAAGCTTTCAGGTCGCACACTTTGTCACACCTTTCAATTATGACAGCTTGGACAGCATTCATGCAGCTCTGAATGGTCTTCTTCCTTTTGACATCCGGGTTAGAGAAATTGGCCCTGTTGTGCCTGAATTTCATGCTCGATTGTCAGCAAAGAGCAAGATTTATCACTACAAGATATATAATGACACCATCATGGATCCACTTCACCGTCTTTATGCTTACCACAGTGCTTATGAACTCAATCCTGCTGTCATGAGAGAAGCTGCAAAGCACTTTATTGGAAagcatgatttctcttcttttgctaaTGCGTCACGCAATGATCGAGTGCCTGATCCAGTGAAGACCATTTTTCGTTTTGATGTCGTTGAACTG GGAGCTCTTCTGCAGCTGGAAGTTGAAGGCTCGGGCTTCCTGTACAGACAAGTGCGCAACATG GTTGCTTTGCTGCTTCAAATTGGAAGAGAGGCAGTTTCTTCAGATATTGTTCCGATGATTTTGGCTTCGCGGGATCGAAGGGAACTTGCTAAACATGCCTTTTCTGCCCCTCCTCATGGGCTCTGTCTTGTATCTGTAAACTATAATGAAGAGCACCTGCCCCTTCCCTCAGATTGCCCTCCAACCAGTTTTGGTAGGCATCGTACTATAAGCAAATGTAAACTTCCCTCTTATTAA
- the LOC120012894 gene encoding G-protein coupled receptor 1 isoform X2: protein MATQVAGAMTAQDRRVLAAVNVGASSLSLVGSGFIVLCYLIFKELRKFSFKLVFYLALSDMLCSFFSIVGDPSTGFFCYAQGYSTHFFCVASFLWTTTIAFTLHRTVVRHKTDVEDLEAMFHLYVWGTSLVMTVIRSIGNHQHGHWGAWCWTQSGRTGKAVHFITFYIPLWGAILYNGFTYFQVIRMLNNATRALNRWGYYPLILIGSWAFGTINRIHDFIEPGHKIFWLSVLDVGTAALMGLFNSIAYGLNSSVRRAIFERLELFWPDRLQRWFPYSSKLRNQSQESELVSLKILDQQ from the exons ATGGCGACGCAAGTGGCCGGGGCCATGACTGCGCAAGATCGGCGAGTCTTGGCGGCTGTGAACGTCGGAGCGTCGAGCCTGTCGTTGGTAGGGTCGGGTTTCATAGTGCTCTGCTACTTGATCTTCAAAGAGCTTCGCAAGTTCTCCTTCAAGCTTGTCTTCTACCTCGCCCTCTCC GATATGCTTTGCAGTTTTTTCAGTATAGTTGG GGATCCATCCACGGGTTTCTTTTGCTATGCTCAGGGTTATAGCACGCACTTCTTTTGTGTGGCTTCATTCCTGTGGACCACAACTATTGCTTTTACTCTTCATCGTACTGTTGTTAGACACAAAACAGATGTTGAAGATTTGGAAGCTATGTTTCACTTGTATGTTTGGG GAACTTCACTGGTTATGACTGTCATACGCTCCATTGGCAATCATCAGCATGGGCATTGGGGGGCATGGTGCTGGACACAATCAGGACGCACGGGGAAG GCAGTTCACTTTATAACATTCTACATTCCACTATGGGGTGCAATTCTTTACAATGGCTTCACTTACTTTCAAGTGATTCGGATGCTAAACAATGCAACACGT GCTTTGAACCGATGGGGATACTATCCTCTCATTCTAATAGGATCATGGGCTTTTGGAACAATCAACCGTATTCATGATTTCATTGAGCCAGGCCATAAGATCTTTTGGCTGTCTGTTCTTGATGTGGGGACAGCTGCACTTATG GGCCTGTTTAACTCGATTGCATATGGATTGAACTCTTCCGTGCGGCGGGCTATATTTGAAAGATTGGAATT GTTTTGGCCAGACAGGCTTCAAAGATGGTTTCCTTACAGTTCAAAGTTGAGAAACCAATCACAAGAGAGTGAGCTTGTCTCTTTGAAGATACTAGATCAGCAATAG
- the LOC120012892 gene encoding tRNA pseudouridine synthase A 1 isoform X2: MERRRGREGLLLFQFSCGKMDGAVLGLPCPPLSLVASRRKAEGEDSKQMVMKSTLPGFKWRLVIAYDGTNYAGWQFQLSPPTVQCILEKALIRATKLERKDLHLVGASRTDTGVHAWGQVAHFVTPFNYDSLDSIHAALNGLLPFDIRVREIGPVVPEFHARLSAKSKIYHYKIYNDTIMDPLHRLYAYHSAYELNPAVMREAAKHFIGKHDFSSFANASRNDRVPDPVKTIFRFDVVELGALLQLEVEGSGFLYRQVRNMVALLLQIGREAVSSDIVPMILASRDRRELAKHAFSAPPHGLCLVSVNYNEEHLPLPSDCPPTSFGRHRTISKCKLPSY; this comes from the exons ATGGAGCGGAGGCGTGGCCGAGAGGGGCTTTTACTTTTTCAGTTTTCTTGTGGGAAGATGGATGGGGCAGTACTGGGTCTTCCTTGTCCTCCCCTTTCTCTTGTTGCCTCG AGACGAAAAGCTGAGGGTGAGGATTCTAAGCAAATGGTGATGAAATCCACTCTGCCTGGGTTTAAGTGGCGTTTGGTTATTGCTTATGATGGCACAAACTATGCTG GTTGGCAATTTCAGCTTTCACCACCAACGGTACAATGCATTTTGGAGAAAGCTTTAATTCGAGCAACAAAGCTAGAGAGGAAGGATCTTCATTTGGTTGGTGCCAGTAGGACAGATACAGGAGTTCATGCCTGGGGTCAG GTCGCACACTTTGTCACACCTTTCAATTATGACAGCTTGGACAGCATTCATGCAGCTCTGAATGGTCTTCTTCCTTTTGACATCCGGGTTAGAGAAATTGGCCCTGTTGTGCCTGAATTTCATGCTCGATTGTCAGCAAAGAGCAAGATTTATCACTACAAGATATATAATGACACCATCATGGATCCACTTCACCGTCTTTATGCTTACCACAGTGCTTATGAACTCAATCCTGCTGTCATGAGAGAAGCTGCAAAGCACTTTATTGGAAagcatgatttctcttcttttgctaaTGCGTCACGCAATGATCGAGTGCCTGATCCAGTGAAGACCATTTTTCGTTTTGATGTCGTTGAACTG GGAGCTCTTCTGCAGCTGGAAGTTGAAGGCTCGGGCTTCCTGTACAGACAAGTGCGCAACATG GTTGCTTTGCTGCTTCAAATTGGAAGAGAGGCAGTTTCTTCAGATATTGTTCCGATGATTTTGGCTTCGCGGGATCGAAGGGAACTTGCTAAACATGCCTTTTCTGCCCCTCCTCATGGGCTCTGTCTTGTATCTGTAAACTATAATGAAGAGCACCTGCCCCTTCCCTCAGATTGCCCTCCAACCAGTTTTGGTAGGCATCGTACTATAAGCAAATGTAAACTTCCCTCTTATTAA
- the LOC120012894 gene encoding G-protein coupled receptor 1 isoform X1, whose product MATQVAGAMTAQDRRVLAAVNVGASSLSLVGSGFIVLCYLIFKELRKFSFKLVFYLALSDMLCSFFSIVGDPSTGFFCYAQGYSTHFFCVASFLWTTTIAFTLHRTVVRHKTDVEDLEAMFHLYVWGTSLVMTVIRSIGNHQHGHWGAWCWTQSGRTGKAVHFITFYIPLWGAILYNGFTYFQVIRMLNNATRMAVGMSDRPYKFDARADMKALNRWGYYPLILIGSWAFGTINRIHDFIEPGHKIFWLSVLDVGTAALMGLFNSIAYGLNSSVRRAIFERLELFWPDRLQRWFPYSSKLRNQSQESELVSLKILDQQ is encoded by the exons ATGGCGACGCAAGTGGCCGGGGCCATGACTGCGCAAGATCGGCGAGTCTTGGCGGCTGTGAACGTCGGAGCGTCGAGCCTGTCGTTGGTAGGGTCGGGTTTCATAGTGCTCTGCTACTTGATCTTCAAAGAGCTTCGCAAGTTCTCCTTCAAGCTTGTCTTCTACCTCGCCCTCTCC GATATGCTTTGCAGTTTTTTCAGTATAGTTGG GGATCCATCCACGGGTTTCTTTTGCTATGCTCAGGGTTATAGCACGCACTTCTTTTGTGTGGCTTCATTCCTGTGGACCACAACTATTGCTTTTACTCTTCATCGTACTGTTGTTAGACACAAAACAGATGTTGAAGATTTGGAAGCTATGTTTCACTTGTATGTTTGGG GAACTTCACTGGTTATGACTGTCATACGCTCCATTGGCAATCATCAGCATGGGCATTGGGGGGCATGGTGCTGGACACAATCAGGACGCACGGGGAAG GCAGTTCACTTTATAACATTCTACATTCCACTATGGGGTGCAATTCTTTACAATGGCTTCACTTACTTTCAAGTGATTCGGATGCTAAACAATGCAACACGT ATGGCGGTTGGTATGTCAGACCGGCCATATAAATTTGATGCGAGGGCAGACATGAAG GCTTTGAACCGATGGGGATACTATCCTCTCATTCTAATAGGATCATGGGCTTTTGGAACAATCAACCGTATTCATGATTTCATTGAGCCAGGCCATAAGATCTTTTGGCTGTCTGTTCTTGATGTGGGGACAGCTGCACTTATG GGCCTGTTTAACTCGATTGCATATGGATTGAACTCTTCCGTGCGGCGGGCTATATTTGAAAGATTGGAATT GTTTTGGCCAGACAGGCTTCAAAGATGGTTTCCTTACAGTTCAAAGTTGAGAAACCAATCACAAGAGAGTGAGCTTGTCTCTTTGAAGATACTAGATCAGCAATAG